The Bacteroidales bacterium genome includes a window with the following:
- a CDS encoding C1 family peptidase: MKKFFAILLIAGMGSFVMNSCQKSADVKLSDDQQVSTQYSLGCKLLSAEEYAKVPLAKEETTTAPFKAALTLFCPPVGNQGGEGSCVAWGTTYAARSILWEKDHHATSYSYSVNIFSPEYVYNQIKVGSCASGSYVTDALALLYNQGACRWSLMPYTDVSCSTLPNTTQKNDARIYWTNSYGAVTRSTSAIKAKLNAGIPVIVAGPVNNAFMYLANGAVLSTFSGSSLGGHCYCVVGYDDAKNAFKFMNSWGTGWASAGFGWINYNNITTWWTEAYVMGN; the protein is encoded by the coding sequence ATGAAAAAATTTTTTGCGATTCTATTAATCGCTGGAATGGGAAGTTTCGTTATGAACTCCTGCCAGAAATCAGCTGATGTTAAACTCAGCGACGATCAACAAGTTAGCACTCAGTATTCATTAGGTTGTAAACTTTTATCTGCTGAGGAGTATGCTAAAGTTCCATTAGCAAAAGAAGAAACTACTACTGCTCCTTTTAAGGCTGCTCTTACCCTATTTTGCCCTCCAGTAGGTAACCAAGGTGGTGAAGGTTCATGCGTAGCTTGGGGAACAACTTATGCTGCAAGAAGTATACTATGGGAAAAAGATCACCATGCAACTTCTTATAGCTACAGCGTAAACATTTTCAGCCCTGAGTATGTTTACAACCAAATTAAGGTTGGTAGCTGTGCTAGTGGTTCTTATGTAACTGATGCTTTGGCATTGCTTTACAATCAAGGTGCTTGCAGATGGTCATTAATGCCTTATACCGATGTTAGCTGCTCAACATTACCAAACACTACTCAAAAAAATGATGCTAGAATTTATTGGACAAATAGCTATGGTGCTGTTACCCGTTCAACTTCAGCTATTAAGGCTAAGTTAAACGCTGGTATCCCAGTTATCGTTGCTGGTCCAGTAAACAATGCATTTATGTATTTAGCTAATGGTGCAGTTCTTTCTACCTTCAGTGGTTCTTCACTAGGTGGACATTGCTATTGCGTTGTTGGTTATGATGATGCTAAAAATGCTTTCAAATTCATGAACTCATGGGGAACAGGTTGGGCATCAGCAGGTTTTGGCTGGATTAATTACAATAACATAACAACTTGGTGGACAGAAGCTTATGTAATGGGCAACTAA
- the ggt gene encoding gamma-glutamyltransferase, with protein sequence MKKIIAFISLLMPLISHGQDRMTGLNFATRSEVIAKNGMACTSQPLATQVALDILKKGGSAVDAAIAADAMLGLVEPTGSGIGGDLFAIVWDAKTQKLYGLNASGRSPKSLTLAYFKEKGLKHIPAIGPLPVSVPGCVDGWFELNKKFGKLKMEEILQPTINYAREGFPLSELISYYWQRNAEKLKHFDGFAEIYMPNGKSPSKGEIFKNPYLANTLEKIAMNGRDEFYKGSIAKTIDAYMKKQGGFLSYEDLASHSSEWVEPVSSSYRGYDVWELPPNGQGIATLQILNILENYDIAKMGFGSAEYMHLFIEAKKLAFEDRARYYADPSFSNIPYKKLISKEYAKERMKLINLNRAANKYDAGELQTGNTIYLTVADKDGNMVSLIQSNYRGMGSGMTPTGLGFVLQDRGEMFSLIEGHPNVFEPGKRPFHTIIPGFITKDGKPWISFGVMGGAMQPQGHAQVIVNLIDFGMNLQEAGDAPRIQHDGSSEPTDERMSDGGIVFLESGFDYNEIRKLLAKGHKISYSFDGYGGYQAIMLDTKNGVYIGASESRKDGQASGY encoded by the coding sequence ATGAAAAAGATAATAGCATTCATATCCCTTCTTATGCCATTAATTAGCCACGGTCAGGATAGGATGACTGGATTAAACTTTGCAACCCGTTCGGAAGTAATAGCAAAAAATGGAATGGCTTGTACAAGTCAACCCTTGGCAACTCAAGTTGCGTTAGACATTCTAAAAAAAGGTGGATCTGCCGTTGATGCAGCAATAGCTGCTGATGCAATGCTCGGACTTGTTGAGCCTACAGGTTCAGGGATTGGAGGTGATCTTTTTGCAATTGTGTGGGATGCAAAAACTCAGAAACTCTATGGCTTAAATGCCAGTGGTCGTTCCCCAAAATCGTTAACGCTTGCCTACTTCAAGGAGAAAGGGCTTAAACATATCCCTGCAATAGGCCCATTACCTGTTTCGGTTCCCGGCTGTGTTGATGGTTGGTTTGAACTAAATAAAAAATTTGGGAAGTTAAAAATGGAAGAAATACTTCAACCCACTATTAACTACGCTCGCGAAGGTTTTCCACTATCTGAATTAATCTCATACTACTGGCAACGTAACGCTGAAAAGCTGAAACATTTTGATGGTTTTGCCGAAATCTATATGCCAAATGGCAAGTCTCCTTCAAAAGGAGAAATCTTTAAGAACCCATATTTGGCAAACACATTAGAGAAAATTGCAATGAATGGCAGAGATGAGTTCTATAAAGGAAGTATTGCAAAAACAATTGATGCTTACATGAAGAAACAGGGAGGTTTTCTTTCGTACGAAGATTTAGCTTCACATTCATCCGAATGGGTTGAACCTGTTTCATCATCTTACCGAGGTTACGATGTCTGGGAATTACCCCCTAATGGACAAGGTATTGCAACACTACAAATCTTGAATATTCTCGAAAACTATGATATTGCCAAAATGGGTTTTGGGAGTGCCGAGTATATGCACCTCTTTATTGAAGCAAAGAAACTTGCATTTGAGGATAGAGCTCGCTATTATGCAGATCCATCATTTTCAAATATCCCCTATAAAAAATTGATTTCAAAAGAATATGCAAAAGAGAGAATGAAACTTATTAACCTAAATCGAGCAGCGAATAAGTACGATGCTGGTGAACTCCAAACTGGAAATACAATTTATTTAACAGTAGCCGATAAGGATGGCAACATGGTTTCATTAATCCAGAGTAATTATAGGGGAATGGGTTCAGGTATGACTCCCACAGGACTTGGCTTTGTTTTACAGGATCGAGGTGAAATGTTTTCATTAATAGAAGGTCATCCAAATGTTTTTGAACCGGGGAAACGTCCGTTCCACACTATTATTCCCGGATTTATTACAAAGGATGGAAAACCATGGATTAGCTTTGGTGTTATGGGTGGTGCAATGCAGCCACAAGGTCATGCCCAAGTAATTGTTAACCTAATTGATTTTGGAATGAACCTTCAAGAGGCTGGTGATGCTCCAAGAATTCAACATGATGGCAGTTCTGAACCAACTGATGAAAGGATGAGCGATGGTGGAATAGTTTTCCTTGAATCAGGTTTTGACTATAATGAAATACGTAAATTGCTTGCTAAAGGGCATAAAATCAGCTATAGCTTCGATGGGTATGGTGGATATCAAGCCATTATGCTTGATACCAAGAACGGGGTATACATTGGCGCATCAGAATCCAGAAAGGATGGACAAGCTAGTGGGTATTAA
- a CDS encoding C1 family peptidase: MKKFFAILLIAGMGSLVMNSCQKSSDVKLTNDQEVSAIHSLGCNFLPADEYAKIPVAKNPEGVVSKAVVNLNVPPVGDQGGEGSCVAWGTTYAARSIFWQAGHPAAWSQSVNIFSPEYVYNQIKVRKSCGSGAYVTTGLNLLKTQGVCRWSLMPYTDVSCTAKPNATQIADAALYKIASYSTVTRTTAAIKAQLDAGKPVVVGGPVSSGFMYLANGAVLTTFVGGSLGGHCYCVVGYDDTKGAFKFMNSWGTGWASAGFGWIAYGYEATWWTEAYVLN; this comes from the coding sequence ATGAAAAAGTTTTTTGCGATTCTGTTAATCGCTGGAATGGGAAGTTTAGTTATGAACTCCTGCCAGAAATCTTCTGATGTTAAACTTACTAACGATCAAGAAGTAAGTGCTATTCATTCATTAGGCTGTAATTTTTTACCCGCTGATGAGTATGCTAAAATTCCAGTGGCTAAAAATCCAGAAGGTGTTGTTTCAAAGGCAGTTGTTAACCTAAATGTACCTCCAGTAGGTGATCAAGGCGGTGAAGGTTCATGCGTAGCTTGGGGAACTACCTATGCTGCTCGCAGCATTTTCTGGCAAGCAGGCCACCCAGCAGCTTGGAGTCAAAGTGTAAATATTTTCAGCCCTGAGTATGTTTACAACCAAATTAAGGTTAGGAAATCATGTGGTTCAGGTGCTTACGTAACAACTGGTTTGAACTTACTAAAAACACAGGGTGTTTGTAGATGGTCTTTAATGCCATATACCGATGTTAGCTGCACAGCAAAGCCTAATGCAACTCAAATCGCTGACGCTGCACTTTATAAAATTGCCAGCTATAGTACAGTTACTCGCACTACTGCTGCTATTAAAGCTCAATTAGATGCTGGTAAGCCAGTTGTTGTTGGTGGCCCTGTAAGTAGTGGATTTATGTATTTAGCTAATGGTGCAGTTCTTACTACCTTTGTTGGAGGTTCATTGGGTGGACATTGCTATTGCGTTGTTGGTTATGATGACACAAAGGGTGCTTTCAAATTCATGAATTCATGGGGAACTGGTTGGGCATCAGCAGGTTTTGGTTGGATTGCTTATGGTTACGAAGCAACTTGGTGGACAGAAGCATATGTTCTAAACTAG
- a CDS encoding C1 family peptidase, with protein sequence MKNYFAILAVVVFGCLFMTSCDKSSQDAINLTTNQPQLLNEHHSFNCQFLPAAEYAKISEAKTSKFDLTKVIVNLKVPPIGDQGMGSSVAWGTTYEGRSIDWQANHPASWSPKVNIFSPDYTVKLNGCTNPLYVTTALNLLISQGACVIALVTNPDCAVPPTAIQIANAAQHRINGYNTVPRTTAAIKSIIASGRPVIVAGPVNNAFLYYTSGVLSTFSGSSLGGHCYCIVGYDDTKGAFKFMNSWGTTWGISGFGYIAYGYETTWWQEAYVII encoded by the coding sequence ATGAAAAACTATTTTGCTATTTTGGCCGTTGTGGTATTTGGATGTCTCTTTATGACTTCCTGCGATAAATCATCGCAAGATGCGATTAATCTTACAACAAACCAACCACAATTATTAAATGAGCATCATTCATTTAATTGTCAGTTTCTACCAGCAGCCGAGTATGCTAAAATTTCAGAGGCTAAAACTTCTAAATTTGATTTAACAAAAGTAATCGTAAACTTAAAAGTACCACCCATTGGGGATCAAGGCATGGGTTCAAGTGTAGCATGGGGAACTACCTATGAGGGGCGTAGTATCGATTGGCAGGCCAATCATCCTGCATCATGGAGTCCCAAAGTTAACATATTTAGCCCCGATTATACTGTTAAACTTAATGGCTGCACAAATCCATTATACGTAACAACTGCTTTAAACTTATTAATATCGCAAGGTGCTTGTGTAATTGCTTTGGTTACAAATCCTGATTGTGCTGTACCACCTACCGCAATTCAAATTGCAAATGCAGCTCAACATAGAATAAATGGGTATAACACTGTTCCTCGTACAACTGCTGCTATTAAGAGTATAATTGCATCTGGTAGACCTGTAATTGTTGCTGGTCCAGTTAATAACGCTTTTTTGTACTACACAAGTGGAGTGCTATCTACCTTTTCAGGTTCTTCACTGGGTGGGCATTGCTACTGTATTGTTGGTTATGATGATACAAAAGGTGCATTTAAATTTATGAACTCGTGGGGAACTACCTGGGGTATTTCAGGTTTTGGTTATATTGCTTATGGGTATGAAACAACTTGGTGGCAAGAGGCTTATGTAATTATTTAA
- a CDS encoding insulinase family protein, translating to MRRINLQRILLFFMFLLFILVSKAQDYKYESIAGDPLKARIYTLSNGLKVYLSVYKEEPRIQTFIAVRVGSKNDPKQTTGLAHYFEHMMFKGTPNFGSLDWSQEKPLIQKIDSLFEIYRVQTDPDKRNAIYHIIDSISYKASKFAIPNEYDKLMSAIGSQGSNAGTSNDYTVFMENIPSNELENWAIIEADRFSQPVLRIFHTELETVYEEKNMSLTNDGRKAGEMMMKGLFPNHPYGQQTTLGEAEHLKNPSMKNIREFYEKYYVPNNMAVVMSGDFDPDVAIKVIDKYFSKLKPSDVPTLKFEPEEPITSPKEFEVVGLEAENINIAYRFPGANSSEVIMVDMLAAILSNGKAGLIDLNINKKQLTLGSRASNQKLTDYSMLNLSGRNKSGQTLEEVKKLILDQIELLKNGQFPDWMLEAAINNIKLREMSMYESNGGRARAMYNSYLNKIEWKDAISYISKLEKITKDQLVAFAKQNLNNNYVVVYKRKGKPEDVAKVQKPAITPIFINRDSESDFLKGIKANKVTPVEPVFIDYTKDIQKKSITKEIEILSKENVENKIFNLAYYFPFGSNSDPSLNLATQYLQLLGTSKKSADEIGQEFYKLACTFNIYVDKDETIILVSGLSDNTEKAISLMENLLNDCKPDKAVLDSYIANVLKARNDSKLTQRSVFEGLVSYATFGPNSSFTNILTDEQLKNLKPEDLTNKIKDLSKYIHKIVYYGPLKPGSLNKILSQYHKLPKTFNPNPLEKKFSELETTSNRIVFAHYEAKQSYLQTVSRSIPYNQELVPITEMYNNYFGGGMNTIVFQELREKRGLAYSARSTFSIPDAPDKPFMNTSFIATQNDKIVDAFNAFNELFNQMPESDNAFNLAKESLITDIRTERVTKMNLLWNYIDALKMGRKTDIRKDLYSKIPTFTFADIKKFQEQYIKGKPKTYVILGKESDLDFVKLEQLYGPVTKLKLEDIFGF from the coding sequence ATGCGTAGAATTAACCTTCAAAGGATACTTTTATTCTTTATGTTTTTGCTTTTTATTCTTGTATCAAAAGCCCAGGATTATAAATATGAATCCATTGCTGGAGATCCATTAAAAGCCAGAATTTATACTTTAAGCAATGGATTAAAAGTTTATCTCTCCGTTTACAAGGAAGAACCACGTATTCAAACTTTTATTGCCGTTAGAGTTGGAAGTAAAAACGATCCTAAACAAACAACTGGGCTAGCTCATTACTTTGAACATATGATGTTTAAAGGAACTCCTAATTTTGGTTCGCTGGATTGGTCACAAGAAAAACCGCTAATACAAAAAATTGATTCCCTTTTCGAAATTTACAGAGTTCAAACCGATCCTGATAAACGTAATGCAATTTACCATATCATAGACAGCATTTCATACAAAGCTTCAAAATTTGCAATTCCAAATGAGTATGACAAATTGATGTCAGCAATTGGCTCACAAGGCAGTAACGCAGGAACATCCAACGATTATACCGTCTTCATGGAGAATATCCCTAGCAATGAACTTGAAAATTGGGCTATAATTGAAGCCGATCGTTTCTCTCAACCCGTTCTTCGAATCTTTCATACTGAGTTAGAAACTGTTTATGAAGAAAAAAACATGTCGTTAACCAACGATGGCAGAAAAGCAGGTGAAATGATGATGAAAGGGCTATTTCCAAACCACCCCTACGGACAACAAACTACTCTTGGTGAAGCGGAACATCTTAAAAATCCTTCGATGAAAAATATCAGAGAATTTTATGAAAAATACTACGTTCCAAATAATATGGCTGTTGTAATGTCTGGCGATTTCGATCCAGATGTTGCAATAAAAGTTATTGATAAATACTTTAGTAAATTAAAACCATCAGATGTTCCCACACTCAAATTTGAACCAGAGGAGCCTATCACGTCACCTAAAGAATTTGAGGTGGTTGGCCTCGAAGCCGAGAATATTAATATTGCATACCGTTTCCCTGGTGCAAATTCAAGTGAAGTCATTATGGTTGATATGCTTGCTGCCATCCTTTCAAATGGGAAAGCAGGTTTGATTGATTTAAATATCAACAAAAAACAGCTAACACTTGGATCACGTGCTAGTAATCAAAAGTTAACCGATTACTCAATGTTAAACCTAAGTGGAAGGAATAAAAGTGGACAAACTCTCGAAGAAGTTAAAAAACTTATTCTCGATCAGATTGAACTTTTAAAGAATGGACAATTCCCTGATTGGATGCTAGAAGCGGCTATTAATAACATTAAACTTCGCGAAATGAGTATGTACGAATCGAATGGAGGTCGTGCAAGGGCTATGTACAATAGCTATTTAAACAAAATAGAATGGAAGGATGCCATCTCGTATATATCAAAACTCGAAAAAATTACCAAAGATCAACTTGTTGCTTTTGCCAAGCAGAATTTAAACAATAACTACGTAGTTGTTTATAAACGAAAGGGGAAACCCGAGGATGTTGCTAAAGTTCAAAAGCCTGCAATAACACCTATTTTTATTAACCGCGATTCAGAATCTGATTTCCTTAAAGGAATAAAAGCAAACAAGGTGACTCCCGTTGAACCTGTATTTATTGATTATACAAAGGATATTCAAAAGAAATCGATTACAAAAGAAATCGAAATTCTAAGTAAGGAGAATGTTGAAAATAAAATCTTTAACCTTGCATACTACTTTCCATTCGGGAGCAACAGCGATCCTTCTCTTAATTTGGCAACTCAATACTTACAACTACTTGGAACATCAAAAAAATCGGCTGACGAAATTGGGCAAGAATTTTATAAGTTAGCCTGTACATTTAACATTTACGTTGATAAAGATGAGACTATAATTTTAGTTTCTGGACTAAGCGACAATACTGAAAAAGCCATTTCATTAATGGAGAATCTGCTAAATGATTGTAAACCAGACAAGGCTGTTTTAGATAGTTATATCGCAAATGTTCTTAAAGCCCGAAACGACAGCAAACTAACTCAACGGTCTGTTTTTGAGGGATTAGTAAGTTATGCAACATTTGGCCCCAATTCATCATTTACAAACATCCTTACAGATGAACAACTTAAAAATCTAAAGCCAGAGGATTTAACCAATAAAATTAAAGACTTGTCAAAATACATTCACAAAATCGTTTACTATGGACCACTTAAACCGGGTAGCCTAAATAAAATTTTATCGCAATACCATAAATTACCAAAAACATTTAACCCTAATCCGTTAGAGAAAAAATTCTCTGAATTAGAAACAACAAGCAATAGAATAGTTTTTGCCCATTACGAAGCCAAGCAATCATATCTTCAAACAGTATCTCGAAGCATTCCATACAATCAAGAACTAGTGCCAATAACTGAAATGTATAACAATTACTTTGGCGGAGGTATGAACACCATCGTATTCCAAGAATTACGTGAAAAACGAGGATTAGCCTACTCTGCACGTTCTACATTTAGTATCCCTGATGCTCCCGATAAACCTTTTATGAACACAAGTTTTATTGCTACCCAAAACGATAAGATTGTGGACGCATTTAATGCTTTTAACGAGCTTTTCAACCAAATGCCTGAATCAGACAATGCTTTTAACCTTGCTAAGGAGTCCTTAATAACTGATATTCGTACCGAAAGAGTCACAAAAATGAATCTTCTCTGGAACTATATTGATGCTCTGAAAATGGGTAGGAAAACGGATATTCGAAAGGATCTTTATTCAAAGATTCCAACCTTTACATTTGCTGATATCAAAAAATTTCAGGAACAATATATAAAAGGAAAACCTAAAACTTATGTTATCCTAGGAAAAGAATCTGATTTAGATTTTGTAAAATTGGAACAACTTTATGGCCCAGTTACAAAACTGAAACTTGAAGATATTTTTGGATTCTAA
- a CDS encoding GAF domain-containing protein encodes MKIKLKIRQKILIYILSVSALLYVVAIGYIVISSRSVISRDAITKAQYSTRVSADKIEKVFERELSLVRTLSQALTMFKELPHEQWKKLFLDMYLPILRENPQIYSLWDSWEYNSYVPGYVKDHGRFVITTWRENNQIKFLYDERSMIVDPPLYGNFKKNGVESVWEPYIDQVTKGKAEVKLMVTFGSPIYVDGKFVGIIATDVGLESLQDIVSKVKPVEGSYAFLVSNKGIIAGHSNKELLDKNIKDILPEVFESEKILDRIQKGTEFYFIKTDELGNKQLMCFAPIVAGKTTTPWSLVLSIPLNVITKEADTTLYVSLGVGLGGLLLIIIVLIFVSDNLTKPIKRITSSLKRLAQGEISDDLIIDIKTGDEIEEMSNALNISVEGLNNKALSAINIGKGTYDSEITLLSDKDMLGKSLIDMRNSLKNAHLEEEKRKIEDQKRTWANEGFAKFADILRQNNNDFQALCDSVIRNLVKYLQANQGGIFMWSDEDKNDPHFNLVTTFAWDRKKYVTKRLEKGEGLVGACAMEKETIYLTDVPEDYVAITSGLGSANPRCVILVPLKHEEKVLGVIEMASFKVIEKHQIDFLEKIGESIASTISAVRINARTKQLLEQSQQQAEEMLAQEEEVRQNMEELMATQEENARKTSEIEGLLASLNAGSYMVEYDLNGVITNANDAYLSRLGISRSQIIGIHHSGGLAMTESQKKEYGKFWDDLRAGVTKKVKSVMTYENKTVSLIETYFPVTDGEGNVIKIMKMSHEIDEFKD; translated from the coding sequence ATGAAGATCAAGCTTAAGATTAGACAGAAAATACTCATTTACATTCTTTCTGTATCTGCTTTGCTTTATGTAGTAGCAATAGGTTATATTGTAATAAGTTCACGTTCAGTTATCTCGCGTGATGCAATTACTAAAGCACAATACTCAACAAGAGTTTCTGCTGATAAAATTGAAAAGGTTTTCGAGAGGGAACTCTCTTTGGTGAGAACCTTATCACAAGCTTTAACGATGTTTAAAGAGCTACCCCATGAGCAGTGGAAAAAACTTTTTCTTGATATGTACCTCCCTATCCTTAGGGAAAACCCTCAAATTTATTCTTTGTGGGATAGCTGGGAGTATAATAGTTATGTTCCCGGTTATGTTAAGGATCATGGTAGATTCGTAATTACAACCTGGCGAGAGAATAATCAGATTAAATTCTTATATGATGAAAGGAGTATGATTGTAGATCCTCCTTTGTATGGAAATTTTAAGAAAAATGGAGTTGAGTCTGTTTGGGAGCCTTATATTGATCAAGTTACCAAGGGTAAGGCTGAAGTTAAACTCATGGTAACATTTGGTTCACCAATTTATGTTGATGGTAAATTTGTTGGAATTATAGCTACTGATGTTGGCCTTGAAAGTTTACAAGATATTGTTTCCAAGGTAAAACCCGTAGAAGGAAGTTATGCCTTTTTAGTTTCAAACAAAGGAATAATTGCGGGTCATTCTAATAAAGAACTTCTTGACAAGAATATTAAAGATATTTTACCGGAAGTTTTTGAATCAGAGAAGATTCTTGATAGAATACAAAAAGGAACAGAATTTTACTTCATTAAAACAGATGAGCTTGGAAATAAACAATTAATGTGCTTTGCTCCAATTGTTGCTGGAAAGACTACAACTCCTTGGTCTCTTGTGTTATCAATACCATTAAACGTTATAACAAAAGAGGCGGATACAACATTATATGTTTCATTGGGGGTGGGTTTAGGAGGTTTACTACTAATAATAATTGTGCTGATTTTTGTGTCCGACAACCTCACAAAACCTATTAAACGTATTACTTCAAGCCTTAAGCGTTTAGCTCAGGGAGAGATATCAGACGATTTAATCATCGATATTAAAACTGGTGATGAGATAGAGGAGATGTCAAATGCTTTGAATATCTCAGTTGAAGGATTGAATAATAAGGCTCTTTCAGCAATAAATATTGGCAAAGGAACCTACGATTCTGAGATTACTCTTCTTAGCGATAAGGATATGTTAGGGAAGTCACTTATTGATATGAGGAATAGTTTGAAAAATGCTCATTTAGAGGAAGAAAAGCGTAAAATAGAAGATCAAAAGCGTACTTGGGCTAACGAGGGTTTTGCTAAGTTTGCAGATATCCTGCGCCAAAACAATAATGATTTTCAGGCTCTTTGCGATAGTGTTATTAGGAATTTGGTTAAATACTTACAGGCCAATCAAGGTGGAATATTTATGTGGAGCGATGAGGATAAAAACGACCCCCACTTTAACCTTGTTACTACCTTTGCTTGGGATCGAAAAAAGTATGTTACCAAACGGCTTGAAAAAGGAGAAGGTTTGGTTGGAGCCTGTGCAATGGAGAAGGAAACAATATACTTAACTGATGTGCCTGAGGATTATGTAGCTATTACATCTGGACTTGGTAGTGCTAACCCCCGATGCGTAATTCTAGTCCCCTTAAAGCATGAGGAGAAAGTTCTTGGAGTTATTGAAATGGCATCGTTTAAGGTGATAGAAAAACACCAAATTGATTTCCTTGAAAAAATAGGGGAGAGTATAGCATCCACTATATCAGCTGTGAGGATAAATGCCCGTACAAAGCAATTGCTTGAGCAGTCGCAGCAACAGGCCGAGGAGATGTTAGCACAGGAAGAAGAGGTGCGGCAGAATATGGAGGAATTAATGGCTACTCAAGAGGAAAATGCTCGTAAAACTAGTGAAATTGAAGGATTGCTTGCATCTCTTAATGCTGGTTCGTATATGGTTGAATATGATCTGAATGGAGTGATAACCAATGCTAATGATGCCTATTTAAGTAGATTAGGAATTTCTAGGAGTCAAATAATAGGTATTCATCATTCTGGAGGCCTAGCAATGACTGAGAGCCAAAAGAAGGAGTATGGCAAATTTTGGGATGATTTAAGGGCAGGCGTTACTAAAAAAGTGAAATCTGTAATGACCTACGAGAATAAAACGGTTTCACTTATAGAAACATACTTCCCTGTTACTGATGGAGAGGGGAATGTCATCAAAATAATGAAGATGTCCCACGAAATTGATGAGTTTAAAGATTAA